A window of Hypanus sabinus isolate sHypSab1 chromosome X2 unlocalized genomic scaffold, sHypSab1.hap1 SUPER_X2_unloc_4, whole genome shotgun sequence contains these coding sequences:
- the LOC132385880 gene encoding gastrula zinc finger protein XlCGF57.1-like, with amino-acid sequence MPFTCSDCGKRFTRSSTLQRHQRVHTGEKPFICSECGKGFTDSSHLKVHQRVHTGERPFTCSECGKGFTESCSLVKHYQIHTGEKPFTCSECGKGFTQSSNLKVHQRVHTGERPFTCSECGKGFADSYCLLKHCRIHTGEKPFTCSECGKGFTDSSLLVRHCRIHTGEKPFTCSECGKGFADSYSLVKHCQIHTGEKPFTCSECGRGFTESSQLKVHQRIHNGEKPFTCSECGKGFTQGSNLKAHQRVHTGEKPFSCTECGKGFARSSRLIEHQRVHTGEKPFSCFECGKGFTKSDTLVKHNRIHTGEKPFTCSECGKGFTQSSHLKAHERIHTGEKPFTCSECGKGFAQSSNLVQHCQIHTREKSFTCSVCGKEFTRSSDFKVHQRIHTGGCYSPVLNVGKDLVGHLN; translated from the coding sequence atgccgttcacctgctcagactgtgggaagcgattcactcgttcatccacgctgcagagacaccagcgagtccacactggggagaagccattcatttgctctgaatgtgggaagggattcactgattcatcgcacctgaaggtacatcagcgagttcacacaggggagaggccattcacctgctctgaatgtgggaagggattcactgagtcgTGCTCCCTTGTGAAGCACTaccaaattcacactggggagaagccattcacatgctctgaatgtgggaagggattcactcagtcatctaatctgaaggtacatcagcgagtccacactggggagaggccattcacatgctctgaaTGCGGAAAGGGATTCGCTGATTCATACTGCCTTCTTAAGCActgccgaattcacactggggagaagccattcacctgctctgaatgtgggaagggattcactgactcATCCCTCCTTGTGAGACActgccgaattcacactggggagaagccattcacctgctctgaatgtgggaagggattcgctgatTCATACTCCCTTGTGAAGCACTgccaaattcacactggggagaagccattcacgtgctctgaatgtgggagaggattcactgagtcatctcaactgaaggtacatcagcgaattcataatggggagaaaccattcacctgctctgaatgtggaaagggattcactcagggATCTAATCTGAAggctcatcagcgagttcacactggggagaaaccgttcagctgcactgaatgtgggaagggattcgctcggtCATCTCGACTGAttgaacatcagcgagttcacactggggagaaaccgttcagctgctttgaatgtgggaagggattcacaaaGTCAGACACCCTTGTGAAGCACAACCGaattcacacaggggagaagccattcacgtgctctgaatgtgggaaaggattcactcagtcgtcACATCTAAAGGCACatgagcgaattcacactggggagaaaccattcacttgctctgaatgtgggaagggattcgctcagtcGTCCAACCTTGTGCAGCACTGCCAAATTCACACTAGGGAGAaatcgttcacctgctcagtttgtgggaaggaattcactcggTCATCAGACTTTAAAGTACATcaacgaattcacactgggggaTGCTACTCACCTGTTCtaaatgtgggaaaggatttggtTGGGCATCTCAATTGA